From one Mycobacterium colombiense CECT 3035 genomic stretch:
- a CDS encoding NAD(P)/FAD-dependent oxidoreductase has product MSRHRVVIIGSGFGGLSAAKALRRADVDITVISKTTTHLFQPLLYQVATGILSEGDIAPTTRLILRRQQNVRVLWGEVSAVDLTAKTVTSHLMGMDTVTQYDSLIVAAGAQQSYFGHDEYAAFAPGMKSIDDALELRGRILGAFEAAEVATDPAERQRRLTFVVVGAGPTGVELAGEIVQLAERTLAGAFRTITPSECRVILLDAAPAVLPPMGPKLGLKAQRRLEKMDVEVQLNAMVSAVDYMGITIKEKDGGERRIECACKVWAAGVQASSLGAMIAEQSDGTETDRAGRVIVEPDLTVKGHPYVFVVGDLMSVPGVPGMAQGAIQGAKYAAAIIKQAAKGHDDPAERKPFRYVNKGSMALISRYSAVAQVGKVEFAGFVAWLAWLLLHLYYLIGHRNRIAAMFAWGISFLGRTRGQMAITSQMIYARPVVDWLERQAQDGTLAAAEHVDSAEKQAG; this is encoded by the coding sequence ATGTCGCGCCATCGTGTCGTCATCATCGGAAGCGGCTTCGGCGGACTGTCCGCGGCCAAGGCGCTCAGGCGCGCCGACGTCGACATCACCGTCATCTCGAAAACGACCACGCACCTGTTCCAGCCGCTGCTGTATCAGGTGGCCACCGGAATCCTGTCCGAGGGCGACATCGCGCCGACCACCCGGCTGATCCTGCGCCGACAGCAAAACGTGCGGGTGCTGTGGGGCGAAGTCTCGGCCGTCGACCTCACGGCGAAGACGGTCACCTCCCACCTGATGGGCATGGACACGGTGACGCAGTACGACAGCCTGATCGTGGCCGCCGGCGCGCAGCAGTCCTACTTCGGCCACGACGAGTACGCCGCCTTCGCGCCCGGGATGAAGAGCATCGACGACGCCCTGGAGCTGCGCGGCCGCATCCTGGGCGCGTTCGAGGCCGCCGAGGTCGCCACCGATCCCGCCGAGCGCCAGCGCCGGCTGACCTTCGTGGTGGTCGGGGCCGGGCCCACCGGCGTCGAGCTGGCGGGCGAGATCGTCCAGCTGGCCGAGCGCACGCTGGCCGGCGCGTTCCGGACGATCACCCCCAGCGAATGCCGCGTCATCCTGCTGGACGCGGCGCCCGCCGTGCTGCCGCCGATGGGTCCCAAGCTCGGCCTCAAGGCGCAGCGGCGGCTGGAGAAGATGGACGTCGAGGTCCAGCTCAACGCGATGGTGTCCGCGGTCGACTACATGGGCATCACGATCAAGGAGAAGGACGGCGGCGAGCGCCGCATCGAGTGTGCGTGCAAGGTGTGGGCGGCCGGGGTGCAGGCCAGTTCGCTGGGCGCGATGATCGCCGAGCAGTCCGACGGCACCGAAACCGACCGCGCCGGAAGGGTGATCGTCGAACCCGACCTCACCGTCAAAGGGCACCCGTACGTCTTCGTGGTCGGCGACCTGATGTCGGTGCCCGGCGTCCCCGGCATGGCGCAGGGTGCGATCCAGGGCGCCAAATACGCGGCCGCCATCATCAAGCAGGCCGCCAAGGGCCACGACGATCCGGCCGAACGCAAGCCGTTCAGATACGTCAACAAGGGCAGCATGGCGCTGATCTCGCGCTACAGCGCGGTCGCGCAGGTCGGCAAGGTGGAGTTCGCCGGATTCGTCGCCTGGCTGGCCTGGCTGCTGCTGCACCTGTACTACCTGATCGGCCACCGCAACCGCATTGCCGCCATGTTCGCCTGGGGCATCTCGTTCCTGGGCCGCACCCGCGGCCAGATGGCCATCACCAGCCAGATGATCTACGCCCGGCCGGTGGTCGACTGGCTGGAGCGCCAAGCGCAGGACGGCACGCTGGCGGCGGCCGAGCACGTCGACTCCGCCGAGAAACAGGCCGGTTAA
- a CDS encoding acyl-CoA dehydrogenase family protein produces MATRLQYTSEHHQFRDLVTDFVRQTVVPNHEKWERDGQWDRSLFVEAGKLGLLGFSVPEHLGGPGVCDFRYNAIVIDELQRAGAAAEAIAFTLQNDVVLPYLTDLTTPEQQQRWLPGVVTGETVLAIAMTEPGTGSDLAGIRTTAVRDGDDYVVNGAKTFISNGQIGDLFVIAVRTSPDRHHGLSLLVVDPATPGFSRGRNLEKIGLHAQDTSELTFTDMRVPKANLLEEEGKGFYQLMKNLPQERLALGVGAVAAAEGILAETLDYVRDRTAFGSPIASFQNTQFVLAELATEIDIARTYLDDCLAEHLEGELTAARAARLKWWTTDLQVRTADRCLQLHGGYGYMREYGVARAFVDARIQTIYGGTNEIMKTIIAKDLGI; encoded by the coding sequence ATGGCCACACGCCTGCAGTACACGTCCGAGCACCACCAGTTCCGGGACCTGGTCACCGATTTCGTCCGGCAGACGGTGGTGCCCAACCACGAGAAGTGGGAGCGGGACGGCCAGTGGGACCGCTCGCTGTTCGTCGAGGCGGGCAAGCTCGGGTTGCTGGGCTTCTCGGTGCCCGAGCATCTCGGCGGGCCGGGCGTCTGCGACTTCCGCTACAACGCGATCGTGATCGACGAACTGCAGCGAGCGGGGGCGGCCGCCGAGGCCATCGCCTTCACGCTGCAAAACGACGTGGTACTGCCGTATCTCACCGATCTGACCACGCCGGAACAGCAACAGCGCTGGCTGCCCGGCGTGGTCACCGGCGAAACGGTGCTCGCCATCGCGATGACCGAGCCCGGAACCGGCAGCGACCTCGCCGGAATCCGCACGACGGCGGTGCGCGACGGTGACGACTACGTCGTCAACGGCGCCAAGACGTTCATCTCCAACGGACAGATCGGCGACCTCTTCGTCATCGCGGTGCGCACCTCGCCGGACCGCCACCACGGGCTGTCGCTGCTGGTCGTCGACCCCGCCACGCCCGGCTTCTCCCGCGGCCGCAACCTGGAGAAGATCGGCCTGCACGCCCAGGACACCAGCGAGCTCACCTTCACCGATATGCGGGTGCCGAAGGCCAATCTGCTCGAGGAGGAGGGCAAGGGCTTCTACCAGCTGATGAAGAACCTGCCCCAGGAACGGCTCGCGCTCGGGGTGGGGGCGGTGGCCGCCGCCGAAGGCATCCTCGCCGAGACCCTCGACTACGTGCGCGACCGCACGGCGTTCGGCTCACCGATCGCCAGCTTCCAGAACACCCAATTCGTGCTCGCCGAGCTGGCGACCGAAATCGACATCGCACGTACCTATCTCGACGACTGCCTGGCCGAGCACCTGGAGGGTGAGCTGACGGCCGCCCGTGCCGCCCGGCTGAAATGGTGGACCACCGACCTGCAGGTGCGCACCGCAGACCGCTGCCTGCAGCTGCACGGCGGGTACGGCTACATGCGCGAATACGGCGTGGCGCGCGCCTTCGTCGACGCCCGCATTCAGACCATCTACGGCGGCACCAACGAGATCATGAAGACGATCATCGCCAAGGACCTGGGCATCTGA
- a CDS encoding O-succinylhomoserine sulfhydrylase, translating into MTPADDDSVRTPAALPEGVSQATIGVRGGLLRSGFDETAEAMYLTSGYVYESAAIAEQSFTGEVDHFVYSRYGNPTVTMFEERLRLLEGAPAAFATASGMAAVFTSLGALLGAGDRLVASRSLFGSCFVVCNEILPRWGVETVFVDGDDLAQWEQALSVPTTAVFFETPSNPMQSLVDIAAVCELAHAAGAKVVLDNVFATPLLQQGIPLGVDVVVYSGTKHIDGQGRVLGGAILGDKEYIDGPVQKLMRHTGPAMSAFNAWVLVKGLETLAVRVEHSNSSAFRIAEFLETHPAVSWVRYPYLSSHPQYDLAKRQMSGGGTVITFALDCPDSAAKGRAFEVLDKLQLIDISNNLGDAKSLVTHPATTTHRAMGPEGRAAIGLGDGVVRISVGLEGTDDLIADIDRALS; encoded by the coding sequence ATGACCCCAGCCGACGACGACTCCGTTCGCACGCCCGCGGCGCTGCCGGAGGGAGTCAGCCAGGCGACCATCGGCGTGCGCGGGGGGCTGCTGCGGTCGGGCTTCGACGAGACCGCCGAGGCGATGTATCTGACGTCGGGCTATGTCTACGAGTCGGCGGCGATTGCGGAGCAGTCGTTCACCGGCGAGGTGGACCACTTCGTCTACTCGCGCTACGGCAACCCGACCGTGACGATGTTCGAGGAGCGGCTGCGCCTGCTCGAAGGGGCGCCCGCGGCCTTCGCCACCGCGAGCGGCATGGCCGCGGTGTTCACCTCGCTGGGGGCGCTGCTGGGCGCGGGGGACCGGCTGGTCGCCTCGCGCAGCCTGTTCGGCTCGTGCTTCGTGGTGTGCAACGAGATCCTGCCGCGCTGGGGTGTCGAGACCGTCTTCGTCGACGGCGACGACCTGGCGCAGTGGGAGCAGGCGCTGTCGGTGCCGACCACGGCGGTGTTCTTCGAGACGCCGTCGAATCCGATGCAGTCGCTGGTGGACATCGCCGCGGTGTGCGAGCTTGCCCACGCCGCGGGCGCAAAGGTGGTGCTGGACAACGTTTTCGCCACGCCGCTGTTGCAGCAGGGCATTCCGCTCGGGGTCGACGTGGTGGTGTACTCCGGCACCAAGCACATCGACGGCCAGGGCCGGGTGCTCGGCGGGGCCATCCTGGGCGACAAGGAGTACATCGACGGCCCGGTGCAGAAGCTGATGCGGCACACCGGCCCCGCGATGAGCGCGTTCAATGCCTGGGTGCTGGTGAAAGGGCTTGAGACGCTGGCGGTTCGGGTGGAGCACAGCAATTCCTCGGCCTTCCGGATCGCCGAGTTCCTGGAGACCCATCCGGCGGTGAGTTGGGTCCGCTACCCGTACCTGTCCTCGCACCCGCAATACGACCTGGCCAAGCGCCAGATGTCCGGCGGGGGAACGGTGATCACCTTCGCGCTCGACTGCCCCGACAGCGCGGCCAAGGGTCGCGCCTTCGAGGTGCTGGACAAACTGCAGCTGATCGACATCTCGAACAATCTCGGCGACGCCAAATCGCTTGTCACGCACCCCGCGACCACCACCCACCGGGCGATGGGCCCGGAGGGGCGCGCGGCGATCGGGCTCGGCGACGGCGTGGTGCGCATCTCCGTCGGGCTGGAAGGCACCGACGATCTCATCGCCGACATCGACCGGGCGCTGAGTTAA
- a CDS encoding TetR/AcrR family transcriptional regulator: protein MVTDYSELPVEEAVRAARAGSRRRQVLDAAVKVMGRNGFHQMSMQDLAAEAKVSVGLIYRYFGGKEDLLLATIVRILDAFRDQLAPVIAAAGDDVVDQLTAGVRRYIEIVDENLDGVVLTYRESRTLAAPGRSQIKDLEIATAAPLRAVVEAGIAQGVFRRVDVDLTVVDIVLLAHGWALKQWHFGPIYSVDEYIALQTRHVLTGLIAEDRRADYAHVLK from the coding sequence ATGGTCACCGATTACAGCGAGCTGCCGGTCGAGGAGGCGGTGCGGGCGGCCCGGGCCGGCTCGCGGCGCCGTCAGGTCCTCGACGCCGCGGTCAAGGTCATGGGCCGCAACGGGTTTCATCAGATGTCCATGCAGGATCTGGCCGCCGAGGCCAAGGTCAGCGTCGGCCTGATCTACCGGTACTTCGGCGGCAAGGAGGACCTGCTGCTCGCGACGATCGTGCGGATCCTGGACGCGTTCCGCGATCAGCTGGCCCCGGTCATCGCCGCGGCCGGCGACGACGTCGTCGACCAGTTGACCGCGGGTGTGCGCCGCTACATCGAGATCGTCGACGAGAACCTCGACGGGGTGGTGCTGACCTACCGCGAGAGCCGCACCCTCGCGGCGCCGGGCCGCAGCCAGATCAAGGACCTCGAAATCGCCACCGCCGCACCGCTGCGCGCGGTCGTCGAGGCCGGCATCGCCCAGGGCGTCTTCCGTCGCGTCGATGTCGACCTCACCGTGGTCGACATCGTGCTGCTCGCCCACGGCTGGGCGCTCAAGCAGTGGCACTTCGGGCCGATCTACAGCGTCGATGAGTACATCGCGCTGCAGACCCGCCACGTGCTGACCGGCTTGATTGCCGAGGACCGCCGCGCCGACTACGCGCACGTGCTGAAATGA
- a CDS encoding rhodanese-like domain-containing protein, giving the protein MSTERAHSYAGDISPLEAWKLLSDNPNAVLVDVRTDAEWQFVGVPDLSSLGREVLFLEWNTSDGRHNAKFGDQLREQVPPAEGDAQRPVLFLCRSGHRSIGAAEAATELGITPAYNILDGFEGHLDANGHRGETGWRAIGLPWKQG; this is encoded by the coding sequence ATGAGCACAGAGCGGGCACACTCCTACGCCGGGGACATCTCTCCGCTGGAGGCATGGAAGCTGCTCAGCGACAACCCCAACGCCGTGCTGGTCGACGTGCGGACCGACGCCGAATGGCAATTCGTCGGTGTGCCCGATCTGTCCAGCCTCGGCCGCGAGGTGTTGTTCCTGGAGTGGAACACGTCCGATGGACGGCACAACGCGAAGTTCGGCGACCAGCTGCGTGAGCAGGTGCCGCCGGCCGAAGGCGACGCGCAGCGGCCGGTGCTGTTCCTGTGCCGCTCCGGACACCGTTCCATCGGCGCCGCTGAGGCCGCGACCGAGCTCGGCATCACACCGGCCTACAACATCCTGGACGGCTTCGAGGGCCACCTCGACGCCAACGGCCACCGCGGCGAAACGGGTTGGCGGGCCATCGGATTGCCATGGAAACAGGGTTGA